GATGTTCCCGCCAGTGTGCAGGAGGCCGGTCCCTACGATGTGGCCCTGATGGCGGATTACAACATCGGTGGTGATGCCTGGAGCTCTCGCCGCATTCTGGAGGAGATGGGCCTGAACGTGATCTCCCAGAGCACCGGCGACAGCACGGTGGCGGAACTGGCCAACACGGCCAAGGCCAAGCTGGTGCTGCTGCACTGCTACCGCTCCATGAACTACATCGCCCGTTATCTGGAAGAGAAGCACAGTGTGCCCTGGACCGAGTTCAACTTCTTCGGTCCCACCCAGATTTTCAAGAGCATGCGCAAGATCGCGTCCTACTTTGACGAGAGCATCCAGAAGCGCACCGAAGAGCTGATCGAAAACAAGTACAAGCCCCTGCTGCAGAGCGTGGTGGACAAGTACAAGTCCCGCCTGGAAGGCAAAAAAGTGATGCTCTATGTGGGTGGCCTGCGCCCCCGCCACACCATCCCCTGCTTCAAGGATCTGGGAGTGGAAGTGATGCTGACTGGCTATGAATTCGGCCATGGCGACGACTACCAGCGCACCATGGAGTATCTGGATGACACGACCATCGTGGTGGACGACATGAGTGAGTTCGAGATGGAAAAATTCCTCTCCAAACTCAAGCCCGACCTCTTCGGCTCCGGGGTCAAGGAAAAATACCAGTGCCAGAAGGCCGGAGTTCCCTTCCGCCAGATGCACTCCTGGGATTATTCCGGCCCCTACCATGGCATCGAAGGCTTTGCCATCTTCGCCCGCGACATGGACATGGCCATCAATGGGCAGGTGTGGAAGCATATCAAGGCACCCTGGAAGAGCTGATTCTGCCAGATGAGTGCCGCAGTTTCACCATGACAACGAACCCCCTGAAAGGATAACACCATGAGCCCCCAGAAATCCGCCTGCATGGACCATGTGGACCTGTTCCAGAGCGAGCAGTACCAGGACATGTTCGCCCGCAAGAAGGCCTATGAAAACGCTCATTCGCCTGAAGAAGTGAACCGGGTACTGGAATACACCAAGACCAAGGAATACCAGGAAAAGAACTTCGCTCGCGAAGCCCTCGCCATCAACCCCCTCAAGGCCTGCCAGCCGCTGGGTGCGCTCTACGCCGGGATCGGCTTTGCCAATACCCTGCCCTATGTGCACGGTTCCCAGGGCTGTGCCGCCTACTTCCGCTCCCACTTCTCCCGTCACTTCAAGGAGCCCTTTCCAGCGGTATCCGACTCCATGACGGAAGACGCGGCGGTATTTGGCGGTCACAACAACATGTACCAGGGCCTGAAAAACGCCTATGCCCTCTACAAGCCGGAGATGGTCGCCCTGTGCACCACCTGCATGGCCGAAGTCATTGGTGACGACCTCAGCTCCTTCACCAAAAACGCCAAGGATCAGGGCGACATTCCCCAGGAGCTGCCCGTACCTGCTGCCCATACGCCATCCTTTGTGGGTTCCCACATCACTGGCTACGACGCCATGATGCTGGCCATTCTCTCCTCCATGGGTGAGAAGCGTGAGACCAAGAGCGAAGCCATCAACGTGATCCTGGGCTTTGACACCTACCTGGGCAATTACAGCGAAATCAAGCGCATCTTCAAGCTCTTCGGAGCCGAGTGCGTGATCCTCAGCGATCCCACCGAAGTGCTGGATTCTCCCACCGATGGCGAGTACCACATGTACCGCGGCGGCACCAGCATAGAGGACCTGAAAAACGCTCCCAATGCCCGTGGTACGCTTATTCTGCAGAAGTACGCCCTGCCAAAAACCACCCAGCTCATCAAGGGTGAGTGGGAGCAGGAAGTGCGGGTGGTTAGCCCCATCGGCATCAAGGGCTCCGACGAACTGATCATGGCCATTGCCGAACTGACCGGCAAGGAAATACCCGAAGAGCTGAGCCTGGAGCGCGGGCGCTTCATCGACGCCATTGCCGACTCCTACTACTGGATCTTTGGCAAAACCTTCGCCATCAATGCCGACCCCGACCTGGCCTATGGCCTGACCCGCTTCGTGCTGGAGCTGGGCGGCGAAGCCAAGCACGTGCTCGTCACCAACTCGGTCAAGAAGTGGGAGAAGGACTAAAGTGGGCCCAGTTGTCCAGACATATTTCGAGGAAGTTTAAGTTTTCTTATTGCAGCCTATGCCGCAAGCTTTTCCTCCTTTATTCTAAATACTGACATGTACATTTTGTCTGGTGTTCTGTAGTCAAGAGACTGATGAAACCTTCTGCTATTGTAGAAGGTGAAGTATCGCTTTACTCCTTCCTTGAGTTCGGTCATGTTCTCATAGCATTTGATATAGATGTTTTCGTATTTCACACTGCGCCAAAGGCGCTCTACGTAGACATTGTCAAGGGCTCTGCCTTTGCCGTCCATGCTGATTCTGATGCCGTGACTCTTGAGTCTTTGCGTAAATGCCTCTGAGCTATATTGGCTTCCCTGGTCGGTGTTGAATATCCCAGGGACTCCATAGCGTCTGATGGCTTCATCCAGTGCTTCGAGGCAAAAGCAGGTATCCATGGTGTTGGAGATGCGCCAGCTCAGTACTTTGCGGCTGAACAGATCTATGATAGCTGTCAGGTACACCGTCTTGGCGCCAAGCTTCAAGTACGTGATATCAGTGGCCCAAACCTGGTTGGGAAGCCAGATATTCAATCCTCGCAGCAAGTACGGATACTTCTTGTGCTGCTTGTTGGCCCGTGAAAGATTGGGTTTGGGGTAAATCGCACGCAGCCCATGCTTGTGCATAATGCGCCGCACCTGTTTGGAACTCACGGCCATATCATGTTCCTCATTGAGCTGTATGGCTATCTTGCGATAACCGAAGGTGGGAATGTCTTGCAGCACCCTGAGAACAACCTTCAGTATTTCAAGATCAGATTCCTCCAGCGCCGACGAACGTGACTGGTAATAGTAGGTCGAGTGGCTGATGCCAAGCAACTTGCACTGCATCCGTATGCTCAGGTTTTTATGGCCTGGCTCTATGGCATTTTTGGCTCGTGACCGTAGAGTTGCACATACTTTTTTTTTAGGAAGTCCTTCTCAACCTGAAGCATGCCAATTTGCTTGTAAAGGGCGTCAACATTGCGATCCTCTTTGTCCTTGCCCTTCTTCTTGTTGGGACGATCGAATATATCAGGCATGGCTTCCAGAGCACGCTTCTTCCACTCCTTGATCTGCTGGGGATGAACCTCATACTCCTGAGCCAGCTCCTGAACAGTCTTTTCTTCACGCAGCGCCTCAAGGGCTACCTTGGCTTTGAACTCATTGGTAAATGTCTTACGTTGCACTATAGTCACTCTCCAGGTGATGTTTGGATCAGGTCAATCTACGCCACTTCCGATGACTTTGCCAAACTTAAACCCCTGTCCGATTTACTGGGCCCATTATAGACAGCGAAGCCCTCTTCAAAGAGTTCCCCCAGGGCGAAGCCTGTACCATCTACCCGAAAAAGGACATGTGGCACCTGCGCTCCCTGATGTTCACCGAGCCCGTGGATTACCTCATTGGCAGCTCCTACGGCAAGTTCTTGTGGCGCGACACCAAAACCCCATTAATACGAGTTGGTTTCCCCCTGTTTGACCGGCACCACCTCCACCGATACAGTATTCTTGGTTATCAGGGGGGAATCAACCTTCTCACCTGGATCGTCAACACCATCCTGGACGAAACGGACCGGGCCACCATCGATACCCCCAGTTTCGACCTGGTACGCTGACCCCGACCCCTGCTTTCCAACGCACAAAGCCCGCACCCCCAAAGGCGCGGGCTTTGTTGCAATGAGAGCCGAAGCTCAATTCCCCTCCACTGGAGGGGTGGCGCGAAGCGACGGGGTGGTGGGTTTATAAACAGGCGGCAGAAGAGTCTTTCGCCACAGACAAAGGCAGGACAGGAACACCAGACGAAAGGCAGAGCCTCACACGAAGCCACGAAGTACACGAAGGAAGACAGCTGCTCTCTGTGGTCTCTGTGGCAAGTTTCTGGAGTTTGACTGCCTTGAATCATTCAGGTATTTGAATGCATGAAAGGCAATTTCCTCTCGCCCAGCCGCAAAGGACGCAGAGAAGATGGGTAGCTAAATCAATTCTTTTGTATTTCCTTGGCGCTCTTAGCGTCTTAAGTGAGCGCAGCGAACGGGCGAGAGATATTGTCTTTTCTCTGACTGCCTTTTTCGTCGGCTGTTTCGTCAAGCGAAGCGGGTGGCAGGAATTCTTCGGCTGCCGAAAGCAATTTCCAACACACGTAAAGTAACCGGTAAAGGAATGTGACATGAAAATTATCCTCAGCAAATCCAACGACACCTACTCCGTCTACGTTCCCAAAAAGGATCTGGAAGAAAGCGTGGTGGATATCGCCCCCGAAGGTGGTTTCGGTGGAACTTTCACCCTGGCTAACGGCTGGCAGCTCTATATCGAGCCCATGGACGAAGAGCCACGGCTGCCCAAGACGCTGGATGCAAAAAAACTGTAACTCACAGCAAAAAAGCCCCCGCAGAAGTTTTCTGCGGGGGCTTTGGCGTTTCAGCAGCCTGCAAGGACTAGTTCTTGTCCTTGTCGATGATCTTGTTCTTCTGAATCCAGGGCATCATGGAACGCAGACGGGTTCCGGTCTCCTCGATCTGGGAATCAGCCAGGATGCGTCGCTCGGCGTGCATGCGGGGGTAGCCAGCCTGACGCTCCAGGATGAAGTCCTTGGCAAAGCGACCTTCCTGAATGTCCTTGAGGACTTCCTTCATGGCTTTTTTGGTTTCGTCGGTGATGATGCGTCTGCCGGTAACCATGTCGCCGTACTCAGCGGTGTTGGAAACGGAGTAGCGCATATCGGCGATGCCACCCTGGTAGAGCAGGTCGACGATGAGCTTCAGCTCGTGCAGGCACTCGAAGTAGGCCATCTCTTCGGGGTAACCGGCTTCCACCAGCGTCTCGAAACCAGCCTGAACCAGGGCCACTGTGCCGCCGCACAGAACTGCCTGCTCGCCGAAGAGGTCTGTTTCTGTTTCGTCTTTGAAGGTGGTTTCAATAATACCACTGCGGCCACCGCCAACAGCGCTGGCGTAGGAAAGGGAAAGCTCCTTGGCCTTGCCTGTGGCATCGCGGTCGATGGCGATCAGGCAGGGCACGCCGCCGCCAGCAGCAAATTCGCTGCGCACGGTGTGGCCGGGGCCTTTGGGGGCGATCATGATCACGTCCACACCTTCAGGGGCGTCGATCTGGCCGAAGTGCACGTTGAAGCCGTGGGCAAAAGCCAGGGCAGAACCGGGCTTGAGGTTCGGGGCGATTTCATTGGCGAAGACACCAGCCTGCAGCTCATCGGGGATAAGCACCATTACCAGGTCAGCCTTCTTGGTGGCATCGGCAACCAGCGCCACTTCAAAACCCTTGGCTTCGGCTTTCTTCCAGGAGGGGCCCTTGCGGCCCAGGCCGATGGTTACGCTGACACCGGAGTCGCGCAGGTTTTCCGCGTGAGCGTGGCCCTGGGAGCCAAAACCTATGATGGCTACCTGCTTGCCCTTGATGATATTCAGGTCACAGTCTTTGTCGTAGTACACCGTCATTGCCATAATCTATTCCTCCGTTACTTAAATGGT
This portion of the Desulfurispirillum indicum S5 genome encodes:
- a CDS encoding transposase; the protein is MTIVQRKTFTNEFKAKVALEALREEKTVQELAQEYEVHPQQIKEWKKRALEAMPDIFDRPNKKKGKDKEDRNVDALYKQIGMLQVEKDFLKKKYVQLYGHEPKMP
- the nifT gene encoding putative nitrogen fixation protein NifT; its protein translation is MKIILSKSNDTYSVYVPKKDLEESVVDIAPEGGFGGTFTLANGWQLYIEPMDEEPRLPKTLDAKKL
- the nifD gene encoding nitrogenase molybdenum-iron protein alpha chain — encoded protein: MSVVDKEQSQALIEEILQEYPEKALKSRKKHMTVVEPGADEKCGVSSNRKSIPGVMTIRGCAYAGSKGVVWGPVKDMLTISHGPVGCGQYSWATRRNYYTGITGVDSFGAMQITSDFQERDIVFGGDKKLEKLVDELEEMFPLSRGISIQSECPIGLIGDDIEAVSRKKAEEIGKPVVPVRCEGFRGVSQSLGHHIANDALRDWIYEKDVPASVQEAGPYDVALMADYNIGGDAWSSRRILEEMGLNVISQSTGDSTVAELANTAKAKLVLLHCYRSMNYIARYLEEKHSVPWTEFNFFGPTQIFKSMRKIASYFDESIQKRTEELIENKYKPLLQSVVDKYKSRLEGKKVMLYVGGLRPRHTIPCFKDLGVEVMLTGYEFGHGDDYQRTMEYLDDTTIVVDDMSEFEMEKFLSKLKPDLFGSGVKEKYQCQKAGVPFRQMHSWDYSGPYHGIEGFAIFARDMDMAINGQVWKHIKAPWKS
- the nifK gene encoding nitrogenase molybdenum-iron protein subunit beta, which produces MSPQKSACMDHVDLFQSEQYQDMFARKKAYENAHSPEEVNRVLEYTKTKEYQEKNFAREALAINPLKACQPLGALYAGIGFANTLPYVHGSQGCAAYFRSHFSRHFKEPFPAVSDSMTEDAAVFGGHNNMYQGLKNAYALYKPEMVALCTTCMAEVIGDDLSSFTKNAKDQGDIPQELPVPAAHTPSFVGSHITGYDAMMLAILSSMGEKRETKSEAINVILGFDTYLGNYSEIKRIFKLFGAECVILSDPTEVLDSPTDGEYHMYRGGTSIEDLKNAPNARGTLILQKYALPKTTQLIKGEWEQEVRVVSPIGIKGSDELIMAIAELTGKEIPEELSLERGRFIDAIADSYYWIFGKTFAINADPDLAYGLTRFVLELGGEAKHVLVTNSVKKWEKD
- the ilvC gene encoding ketol-acid reductoisomerase, with protein sequence MAMTVYYDKDCDLNIIKGKQVAIIGFGSQGHAHAENLRDSGVSVTIGLGRKGPSWKKAEAKGFEVALVADATKKADLVMVLIPDELQAGVFANEIAPNLKPGSALAFAHGFNVHFGQIDAPEGVDVIMIAPKGPGHTVRSEFAAGGGVPCLIAIDRDATGKAKELSLSYASAVGGGRSGIIETTFKDETETDLFGEQAVLCGGTVALVQAGFETLVEAGYPEEMAYFECLHELKLIVDLLYQGGIADMRYSVSNTAEYGDMVTGRRIITDETKKAMKEVLKDIQEGRFAKDFILERQAGYPRMHAERRILADSQIEETGTRLRSMMPWIQKNKIIDKDKN
- a CDS encoding IS3 family transposase gives rise to the protein MEPGHKNLSIRMQCKLLGISHSTYYYQSRSSALEESDLEILKVVLRVLQDIPTFGYRKIAIQLNEEHDMAVSSKQVRRIMHKHGLRAIYPKPNLSRANKQHKKYPYLLRGLNIWLPNQVWATDITYLKLGAKTVYLTAIIDLFSRKVLSWRISNTMDTCFCLEALDEAIRRYGVPGIFNTDQGSQYSSEAFTQRLKSHGIRISMDGKGRALDNVYVERLWRSVKYENIYIKCYENMTELKEGVKRYFTFYNSRRFHQSLDYRTPDKMYMSVFRIKEEKLAA